The nucleotide window CACGTGCGGCGGGGCGCCGGGACCGGTGCCGGTGATGACGTCTTCGACCCCGTCGCCGTTGACGTCGCCGGTGGCGACCCGCACCCCGCCGCTGTACCCGTCGTAGGCCGCGATCTTGAACCGGACGGTGCCGTCCGTGTTGAGGACCGCCACCTGCGCCGGCGCTCCCGGCCCGGTACCGACTGCGATCGTTTGTACCGGCTGCGTGGCTCCGGTGCCGGTCGGATTGGGGTACTGGGGGGTGGGAATGGAGGGCGTGACAGAGAGGTAGGGAGGGACGCTCGTGTTCGGGACCGTACTTCCGACGAATACAGTGATCGTTCCCGCACTGTGGTTCAGAGCGAACAGCCAGCCGCCGGCCGCCACATCAAGATCGACGGTGCCGAAACCGGCGGACGCGAACAGGCTTTCCGCGCCGGTGGCTCCGTCTCGGACGAAGATGTCACCGGTGGCCGGCTTGGCGAAGAAGTAGTCACCGACGTACTGGGCGGGGAAGTACGGGGTCGCGGGGTTGTAGAACGTTCCGCCGCTGAGCGCGTGGGTCGGCCAACCGCCGATCGTAACGATGTCGGTAACTGCCGGCGCGGAGGCACCCGGGACCACTACGAGGTGCGGAGAGGTGAACACCGGGCGGGTGAAGTTGGGGAATGCACCCGGGTCAAAGTCGCCTTCGTTACCGGGCCATCCGTAGTTGGCTCCCGGCGCGCCTTCGTTCACCTCGTCGGACAGGTCGCCGCTGTCCGTGATGAAGAGCCGGCCGGTGCCGGGCTGAACCGCGACGGCGAGCGGGTTCTGTAACCCGAGTGCGTAGATCGCGCGGTTGTCGCCGGTGGCGGTTGCGTAGAACGGGTTGTCGGTCGGGACGGTGCCGTCCGGGTTGAGCCGTAACACCTTGCCGTTGAGGTTATTGAGCGTCTGGGCGTTGTTCCCGTCGCCGGCGTCGCCGGTGCCCACGTACAGCTTGCCGTCGGCACCGAACGCCAGTGCGCCGCCGTTGTGGTTCGGGGCCGATGCGATGTTGTCGAGGAGGACGGTTTCGTTGGTGCCGACGTTGCCGTTGGCGGTGAACCGGCTGACCCGGTTGACGGGCGTGGGGCCGGCGGTGGTGTAGTACGCGTAGACGAACCCGTTTGTCGTGAAGTTGGGATCGAGGGCCACGCCGATCAGCCCGCGCTCGCCGGCGGTGTCCACGCTCAGCGACACGAACGGGGTGTCGAGCAGGGCGTAGTCCTGGATCAGCGTGGTGTAGGGCAGAACGTAGTTCTGGACCACACGGAGCGTGCCGGCCTTTTCGGCCACGAAGATGCGGCCGTCCGGACTGGCCGCCATTGCGGTCGGCTGAACCAAGCCTGAAATTATGACCGAGGGGTTCGCGATGGTCGTGGGCGTGTAACGGGTCTCGAGTTGTTCACAGTGAAGGCGAGAACGGAAAGGTTGTCCGGTCACGGGGCTCCTTCCTCCGCAAGGTTAATACTCGCGTGAGCGTTGTGGATAGCTGCGCGAGTAGTATACCGACCAACTGCCGGTGCGTTCAACTGCGGCTGCGTGCCGAATCCGTGATGATTTATTCTGCTGCCTGAAGCAGCGTTGGACTTGAGGTGCGTGGGGGCGCTTGCCCGAAGGAGGTGGGCCGGTTGCGGTCGGTACGGTCGTGGTGTGGTTGTGTGGTCTTCAATCCGGGCGGCACGTCACCCCGAAGTGCTTGCCGAGACGATCGGCGACCTCGATCCCGACCCCGGCAAAGATGAAATTACCCGAGATGTTCGAATAGAACTCGAAGTACGTCTCGCACGGGAGTTCGTACCCGTTGTCGGGTGGGGTGTGCTCGAACGTGAAGTGGACGAACGCCTCGTCACCGTCCGCGATGCCGT belongs to Gemmata obscuriglobus and includes:
- a CDS encoding PQQ-dependent sugar dehydrogenase is translated as MAASPDGRIFVAEKAGTLRVVQNYVLPYTTLIQDYALLDTPFVSLSVDTAGERGLIGVALDPNFTTNGFVYAYYTTAGPTPVNRVSRFTANGNVGTNETVLLDNIASAPNHNGGALAFGADGKLYVGTGDAGDGNNAQTLNNLNGKVLRLNPDGTVPTDNPFYATATGDNRAIYALGLQNPLAVAVQPGTGRLFITDSGDLSDEVNEGAPGANYGWPGNEGDFDPGAFPNFTRPVFTSPHLVVVPGASAPAVTDIVTIGGWPTHALSGGTFYNPATPYFPAQYVGDYFFAKPATGDIFVRDGATGAESLFASAGFGTVDLDVAAGGWLFALNHSAGTITVFVGSTVPNTSVPPYLSVTPSIPTPQYPNPTGTGATQPVQTIAVGTGPGAPAQVAVLNTDGTVRFKIAAYDGYSGGVRVATGDVNGDGVEDVITGTGPGAPPHVKVFDGATGAVIRSFLAFDPAYRGGLYVAAGDIDGDGRADIIVGTATGSSHVKIFDAVTGAEVRSFLAFDGFTGGVTVAAGDWTGRGRADVIVGTATGSSHIKVFDGTTGETTSSFLAFVPEYRGGVSIGAGTAGLFVGSAAGATHVKLFSGGQERASFYAFDPEFAGGVRVAANGPVLVAGAGPGAGPQVKTFESLRSDSAVLDRLAFDPALPGGVFVG